In Cottoperca gobio chromosome 19, fCotGob3.1, whole genome shotgun sequence, the genomic window AGAAAACCTTTCTGTATATACAAAGTCGAGCTGTTTTTAAAGGGAGCAAGCTCTGAGCTGCCGCCAAGATGTTTTCCCATCCTTCCACTTAATCAATAATCCAGGATGTTAAATTCGAGAGTCTACGCATCACTGCAGCTCCTCCCGCGGAGATGCCAGCAAGAGAGCGGAAAGAGGATCTTTCACTTGTCGTAAATATATTGACATTTTGGGAGGGCGGTGCCATTTTGTTTCCCTGTTGATCATGCAAGACCAGGCTAATCAGCTgctatgaataaaacatgagtATGAAGATTTTCACCTTTTGGCCTGTGGTTACTGATTTTTATCGTTAAAAGTCTCTATAGGATTACACTGCTGGATGTTTTCCACTGACATGTTTGGCTGACTTCTACAGAAGTATTTCCTCATTCAGAGAAATCGATGGCGACCCTGCATAGCGCTGAAAACACTCCATCAAGGAGAGCAATGGTGCTCAATCCCCTCAGATCTCTCTGTACTACGGGTGAACCAGCCCCAGTGTTTCTCCAGCAGCTGTCCAATCTCCGAACCTGCATCTGCTTGATTTTGGTTCAGTCTGCACGACTTCTGTCAAACTCAATAGAAACGTCAAGCTGGCGAGCATGAACAGCAGTCTTGTTTATTTGATTTCAACATCCCTTTTCTCTGCTGTGCTGAAAATCACTTTACATTTTCACTCCGCCTCAGGGCGAACCAGCTCAAGTTGCCTCATTAACCCACACATCAAGAGTTTGGAGCCGGAGTCAGTGTACTTTCCCTGACCTCTGAAAACCCTTaagaaattgtttgtttttcatttagacTTTATTCATGTGTCAATGTCCATGAGCAGCAGCTGTTGCATCATCCTCTATCCCCCACGTCTTTGAAAAGGGGTCGCTCACAGTGTGGTGGCAGCTCATCAGTGTGGAAGCTCCCTGGATGTGGCTGCCGCTCCTCAGATGCTGGTCTGCAGCTCGCCATTGAGCAGGGCAGCATTGTGAGTCTCCAAGTTGGCGTTGCTGATTACAGCATCGTTAACCATCCTGCTCCTGTCTGCCCTGCTGTCACTGCGCTCGATGTCGTCCAGGCCCGCCACCTTTTTCAGGCACAGGACGTTCTGAAAGCTCTTCTTGAAGTTGTCCGACAGGAAGGCGTACAGGATGGGGTTGGCGCAGCTGTTGGCGTAGCCGAGCACCACTACAAAGTCGAAGGTGCTCTTCATGGCGGAGGTGGAGTCGATGGAGCTGGTGACGGAGGTGACATTGAATACGTAGAAAGGCAGCCAGCAGAGGACGAACACTGCCACCACGATGGACACCATGCGCGTCACCTTGCGCTCAGAACGCTTACGCTTGGTGGAACCAACTCGCATGCCAGAAGACTTCACCTGGATAAGGATTGAACTGTCAGTGGCTTCAAATCacctaaatataaaataaatgttcacactATGAGACATAGATAGATCTGTAAGTAAAAGTTTGACAATTTGGGATATatgcttattttctttttggccaaaagttaaatgagaagatctAGGTCTCCAAAATCTGTTCCCAAATATGCAAAAACatcaagttgtggttttacgtaaggactatttcttggccgggCGTAGTGACTCGAACAAATAAGACAAGAGCTTTAGAGATGCTGAACTTTATACTTATCTGAGCTAACTGGCCGCTGGCTTTAGATTCAAATGTACAAGACGAGTACATGAGAGGTATCTCCAGCTAACCCGTGGCAAGGAAGTGTCGtacccaaaatgtcaaactattagtTTAAGAGCCGAGGaaacattataaaatgtgtcttaaatGTTGGAATTGTAACCAAGCATTTAGTTCATAGCCCTGTTCACCAGAGGGAACCCAAACATCTCAGTCACTCATAATGCAAACTCAACAGATGGTCGACAACAGAGatgcaaaaacaacagaaaatgatCTTTCATTATTATGTAGAGGCTGGTTCTCACCTTGACTATAATGAGCAGGTAGCACAAACATATGACTGCCAGCGGCAGGAAGAATCCTATGAAGAAGGTGTAGATTATGAAGACTGTGTAATAGACATCCTGGGGCTCCGGCCACACGATCCCACAGACTGGCACCTTGTCCAGGCCACTAAAGATCATAGTAGGCAGGATGACTAACAGGGACACGCCCCACACTGTCATGTTAATCAGCTTAGCCACACGGGGCTTCCTCCATCTTGTGGACTTAATAGGGTGGACCACGGCCAAGTATCGATCGATGCTCATCACCATCAGACAGAAGATGCTGGTGAACTGATTGAGAGAGTctggaaggagagagagcagaggaggcaaATGAGGATATGTCTCAAGTAACAGTATCAGTAATGACTTTGTTCTTCTTATTTAAACAGGaggtgtgtaaagtgtgataaagGCTATTAGTATGACAGCAAGGATGAACTACAATGCTTGAATTTCAACTAAAAACATTGAGGGAAATGGGCTTTTAAAAGATGAACAGCCAGGAGACAGCTTATCTTAACAAAGTGAATAAGAGTATGTACCTTTTAAATTCTAAGTGTCTAAGGTTTTGAACACTCTTTAATTTGCAATGGAAgtcttaacatttaaaaaggtactGCAGCGTTGCCAGGCGTGTGATTTATTTTGCCCAAAAGTGGCAAACTTGTACGATAACTTTACCATTTTCTGACGCTTACAATTAGTCGTTGCTTTTAGTCTGCGCTGtctcattttaattcatttccAGGTGAATTTGTTCACGCATCTCTTCAACGCGACTTCTTACCAGCCAATCATGTTTGGTGTAGGATATGATGTTGATGACTTGTGAGGATGGTTGAATTTGAGAGTTTGCACAAGAGAATGTTTAGCtttgaatgtttatttaattagcTTATggtcttttctgttttcatgcAGCATAAGAACCGGCTTCTAGTCGTGCTCGACttgtaataaaatgttctatcaGTTCTCGTGGTTACGACTCACGTGCATTAACTCCCCTTAAAATACGATAGTTTTAAGCCTCTGGCAGGATACTTTAACTCTCTGTAGGCTCTGCACCTACCAACAGTCATGATTCCCCTGCACAGCACTTCTCCAAAGGGCCAGTGCACCAGCGCCAGCTGCAGGGCGATGAACGGCAGGCTCATCATGCACAGAACATCGGCCACCGCCAGGTTCAGGATGTAGATGTTGGTCACTGTCTTCATTTTGGCGTAGCGCAGGATGACGTATATTACGAGGGCGTTGCCGCACAGCCCCACAGAGCATACTATGAAGTAGATGAAGGTGATGACCACGGAGCTGGTCTTGTCCTGGTGATGCTCCCTGGTCTTGGTGACGTTCAGCTCCAGGTTGGACTCGTTCCCCTGGATGTAGCTGTCGTACAGGAGGGGCTCGGGGAAGGAGATGTTGGGGGAAGTTGGGAGAAACGGCCACTGATCCAATGCCATGGTGGCTAAGAGAGGATTAGGGTATCAAAGGGTTCCAAGTGTCTAAAGATGGCGAACGGTTAGGGCTAATGGTGGAATTATAAAGGAGTTTGGAGAAGGTAGATattattgtgtttaaagttaGGCTTATTTTACCATGCAATGAGGGTAAAGGGACTTCAAGTTCTAAGATAAGCCTGGGAATTTGACACTCTGGGGTCTAGGGATTTGGAGCTCTGAGAAATTTCGTTAACAAGGAACCACAAGTATCACATCCCAGTTGTAGAGAAACAGAAATAGCGCCGGATAGAtctatggagagagagacaacagaatAAAAGAACAGTACGTTTGGCTGAGAAACAGAATATGCctttgacagaaaataatagTCTTTCAAGATCCATGGCAACAGTTGCAAGGTTACTTTACATAACTGCTTTCACGTTTGATGCAATCACAGTTCCATCAAACATTCTCTCTAGAGAATATTCCAGATATGTCCTCTAAACGTTTACTTCTTATTATCGTCAATACTACTTATTCCCCTTCATGGGAAGCGTTTGGCAGACAGACATGGGGGAGATGCAAAGATGAGCCAAGTCCAAATTTGACATGTGCagctttctaaaaatacatttgggcCATTTCCTCACTCAGCAGGgaaagaataaaaactaaatgttttcatgtcGTATCATTTGCACGATATTCAACTGAAGAATGTAGTTTAAAATCTCACAACACTGTTCCGACCTTGGTGACTAAAACTCATCACGACGTCGACTTCAAATCCTTATCCTGGATCTGATCTGGTCTTAAACTATTGTATCTCTTTCTAACTCAGAACCTAAATCCCCCCCAATCCTACACTGAGCCAAGTCGTCcacgtcgtgtgtgtgtgtgtgtgtgtgtgtgtgtgtgtgtgtgtgtgtgtgtgtgtgtgtgtgtgtgtgtgtgtgtgtgtgtgtgtgtgtgcgacagcACGACGAGGGCAGAAGACAAATGTTTGTTCAATTGATCTCGGGGACAAACGGCTCTGGCAGCGCGACAGGATCGCTCACTGTTTCCTGCAGTGACAGCATCAGGGATATTTGTCCAGTTCTTGCTCTGATCATTTACCTGAATTACACGTGTGGCTCACTTTGACTGTCTCCTTTGTGCTAATGAGTGCTATCGTCTGGGATTTGTTTGGTACGATAACTTCTTTGTCACAGGTGATTAGGAACAGTGTACAGTATTGTGTTTTATCagtcaaaaaaacacaaaggtaTTGAATGAAAAGACTTCAATCCACTGATTAGGTTTGTCAACCAAACTCCAAGTCCTTCCATTTGGACACGGCTGCACACATAAACCATTAAACCAGTTTTCTGCAGGAGTATGAGTTGATGAGCTGCTAACCAACATAACCTCTATTCATATATTAATCAAACATTCAGTGCAGAATTCTAGAAGCCAAAACTATCTTCAAGCCTTCCCACGCATCAGATCATTGCATTCTCAAAaatgaattttattttaaagtttgaatcCTTAAGATTTCACTGCTGGTTGATTTTGGCCACTAACAGTGAAAACTGCTACATAGACTGAGTGTAATTACATcctgaacatgaatattaaaacagATATCAGTGGAGCTGCATTAATGAACGTATGTGAGAGCGAGGGACTCAGAAGGCAATCTGCACTAATAATCTCCCACTGATGAAAGGGTTGTTAGTGTTATGTGCTAGCAGGAGGCAGCttcatgactgtgtgtgtcggTAACATCTCGGAGTTTAATTATCAAACAGGGTAATTGTGTTATTCAGAGTAAAGGGGGAGTGGTGGTCTAACTACTAACCGGCTCACAGGGACTCACAGAAAAAGATCAATTGCAGGATGAGGAGCTGCAGCACTGAAGCTTCTCACTGACCTGCAGGCTGCGTGATGAATGTCCAGCTCACCAGGAGACTTTCTGTCATTCACAGTAAAGTGGAAACTCTTCAAACAGTGAGCAGGTCTTGGCTGCTCAAACCTTTGCCCTCTTAATTGAAAGACCGGACACATTTCAAACCAACTGTTAACTCGCACAATTCCACATTTCTCTCCACTGGCTGCACCTGTTACAATCATTGTTGATGGAGCGTGCTTCCACCCACCTCTTACACCAACAGGCAGAACTACATATGACTGTGGCATAAAGCACATGTTGTGGTAATGTTAACGGACACAATAGACACGACGATGGAAGTATTGCCTTAAAGTGCGCAAAAGCAAGCCGaagtacacacagacatactcactttaaaatgacattataaaACTTCCTCGTTATATCAAGTCCGTCGTGGTTAACGTGTACTTCAGAGAATATGGAGTCCAGGCGCTTCGAAGCGGCGCTGCACTGCAGGAAAGCTGCATCCCGCCAGCCTCTCCATCCACCTGCTCCCCGAGTATTACGCACGGCGCTGGCGTTCAACCGCCCACTCACCACCTTCGCCAGTGCTGATGGTTATAGCCTACTACGTCTCTCAGGTAATTTTACCTTTAAGAAATATTCCGCGATTGTAAACCGAAAGTTTGGGAAGACTGCGTCTGAAAAAAATACACCCGTAGTGCGCTCACAGTGCGCTGCCTCCAACGAGAAAGTGTTGGCACCGAATCATCCGCAACGAGTCAGTCAGAGCGGCAGGACGCACGACTGcaccggagagagagagagagagagagagagagagagagagagagagagacagagagagagagacagagagcaaccGTCTGAGTGCCTTGTGTAACTAACAGCAGACTGTACGTACCTGAACTCtcacagcaaatgtttttttcatggcAATTTTAGATGCATccatcaaaaaaacaaaatgactgcaTCCTTGCAGAGTAAACGCAGAGACATTAAAACCACAGTGCTGCTGCACAGAATGATGGCAGAGTTGTCTCTTCAGTCAGCTCCCACTGGCACTATTAGCATTGTTATCCAGGCCCTTCACATGATCACAGTCAGCCCTGCACATGCTCATCAGCCGACTGAGATGATGCTGCAACAGCCTCTTATTGCGCCTTTATAAAGGAAGAGACATGAAGACGGCGG contains:
- the LOC115024813 gene encoding somatostatin receptor type 2-like: MALDQWPFLPTSPNISFPEPLLYDSYIQGNESNLELNVTKTREHHQDKTSSVVITFIYFIVCSVGLCGNALVIYVILRYAKMKTVTNIYILNLAVADVLCMMSLPFIALQLALVHWPFGEVLCRGIMTVDSLNQFTSIFCLMVMSIDRYLAVVHPIKSTRWRKPRVAKLINMTVWGVSLLVILPTMIFSGLDKVPVCGIVWPEPQDVYYTVFIIYTFFIGFFLPLAVICLCYLLIIVKVKSSGMRVGSTKRKRSERKVTRMVSIVVAVFVLCWLPFYVFNVTSVTSSIDSTSAMKSTFDFVVVLGYANSCANPILYAFLSDNFKKSFQNVLCLKKVAGLDDIERSDSRADRSRMVNDAVISNANLETHNAALLNGELQTSI